The Corvus hawaiiensis isolate bCorHaw1 chromosome 29, bCorHaw1.pri.cur, whole genome shotgun sequence region AGATcccctctgtggggatggctgttGGTGGTGGATACTTCTCCCAAATTCTGCAATCCAGCCTTGGTTTGCCCCCTTCCATCCCCAATCTAATCATAGTTCTCTTCCCACagataaaaacacaaaaaaaatacatgtggGGCAAACGAGAAAGCACAGAGGAGGGCAGACCTTTGGGAGAAGTGGTGGAGCAGGTAAGGAATGACCACTGCTGCTGGAGTGGTCGCACCTTGTCCCAGAGGATCCCATCCTTGTGTTTGGGGAACAGATTGCTCCTAAAGATCTTACGGGGGTGAGTCCTGGGAAATGGGAGGTGTCTCCCTATCAACAGAAGATGTTGTGGAGGATGTGGTGGCTCTGTAAAGAGTTCTACTGAGAATTGGGATAGAAGTTAGAATTTGAAATTGCCACGTTTTGGTGCTTAAACTCCTCCTTGGAAAGGAACAAAGAGCTCGTTGACTGTCAGTTTGTCGTCCCCCGAGGAAGGGCAGCCCAAGAGTCACCAGCATTACCCACCAGCAGGAAATCCAGGCTGAGTGCTGTGCCTTGTGCTCCCTGCAGGGTCTGGCTCGTGTCAGGAGTGCCAGTGACGCCGTGGGGGTGGTGCTGAGGGAGATCAAGCAGCAGAGTCACCGCGGCTCCTTCCGGCTCCTCGTGGCCGTGGACGGCGTCAACGCGCTCTGGGGACGGACGACGCTGAGGAAGGAGGACAAGAGCCCTGTGAGgagagctctgccctggggacagccctggttcctgctgcagggggagcagggagggcgTTTTGTTCAGTTGTAGTTCTGTGGCAATCCCTGAAAATGTTCAGTTTGGCTTTGGAGGGGCCTGAAAGGTTCACATGGTGCTTTAGACgatttttactgaatttttaCTGTCTCACTGGGACACAAGCGCAGGTGGGTGGTGGTGGAGAGGCAGGGCCTGGGTGTTGCTCAGTGCAGCATGACTCAGGCTCgatgctgcagggctgagggaaagcaaagaaaaaaccatGCCTGAAGGATACAAATGATGCTGCCAGCCTGActggaaggaggggaggggaattAGTGTCTCAGATAGAAGCTGCTGGCAATAAAAGAGTGATGCAGACAATCTCCACCAGGTTTCTCCAGAGGAGCTGACGCTCGTGCACAACCTGCGGAAGATGGTGAGGAACGATTGGGTGAGTTCCAGGCTCTGCCTTTGGCTGTGTCACTCCCAGCAATTAAAGCTGCCACAAGCCTGAAGCTGCGAGTCCAATACCTCTGAAggagagcacaggcacagcagcagtgtcTCACCAGTGCTTGTGTCACCACCCGAAGAGAATGAGAGCAGGTCAAATCTGTAACAGCATTTCCTGATTCCCCTGCCAGGCTCTGGTGTAGGACCCTGAGCTGGAGGTGTCTGGTAGcccttggggcagtttgggTTCTGATTTCTTGGAACTAATGAGAACTTTTCGTTTCTGAGCATTTTGCTGTAGGAGgtcagctcctcctgctgctttttcaaTCCCCTGGATGCTCAGAGCTAGAATGAGTAGGCTTCAGATTTAAAGGTACATAGGAAAGTCCTTTTTAAACTATTTCACTTGTTTGCTTAGAAAACCCATTATAGGTAGGAAAAGTTTTAATACCAGCACTGGGAACATGAGCTGTGTATTCCCTGTGCTCAcatgggcttggagcagccaggATTAGTGTGGTTAGGAGTGTTACAGACAGTCCATCCTGTAGAATTTTTGAAGaacccagaatcccagaatgggaCCTTAAACCCCAttcagtcccaccccctgccatggcagggaccccttccactgtcccaggctgctccaagccccaatgtccagcctggccttggacactgccagggatccaggggcagccacagctgctctgggcaccctgtgccagggcccctccaccctcccagggaacaattccttcctaatatcccatctgaccctggcactgggaagccattccctgtgtcctgtccctccatgccttgtccccagtccctctccagctctcctggagcccctttaggccctgcaaggggctctcagctctccctggagccttcccttctccaggtgagcacccgcagctctcccagcccagctccagagcagaggtgctccatcaTGGAaccttcatggcctcctctggacttgctccagcagctccatcctccAAGAAGAAGATGCCTCAGGGGTTGATCCTAAACCAGCATGaacaagatttttatttctgatctGCCTTCCAGAGTGGAGGTGCTGTTGTGACCAGCCTCAGCCAGACTGGCTCGCTCTTCAAACACAGCTCAGCCTACACTCCCCACGAGTTGCTGGGAAAGGTGAGTCACGGCctctcttggggtttttttcctcttcacatTGGGAAACGAACAAAAATCCTGGCTGGTGACCTGGTTCTGTTCCAGGGGACACTGTTCAGGGTCTCTGTGGATCACACACACCTTTGTGTCAGCAGTGCCCGGACAGCCAGGGGAGCCAGCAGTGTCCTGGGGTGTGCCAGGCAcacgggcagggcaggggattgtccctgctctgggctggggcagcctcacctcgagtctTGGGGGCAGTTTGGGCACCACAATCTTTGAAAGGTCTGAAGCtgctggagagtgtccaaagggtggacatgaggatggtgaagggtctggaggagcagctgagggcattTGGTCTGTCCAGCTGGAAGAGAGGAGTCTCGGGAGACCTCAGGGATCTGCAGTTCCTCACaaggggcagctccgatctctgctcctgtGACCaagacaggacccaagggaatgccTGGAACGGTGTCAGGAGAGGGTTaggctggagatcaggaaaaggttcttcccccagagggtgctgggcactgcccaggctccccagggaatggtcccggccccggggctgccagagctgcaggagcgctgggacagcgctgccagggatgcccagggtggggttgttggggtgtctgtgcaggcccaggagttggactgggtgatccttgtgggtcccttccaactctggATATTCCATGACTCCATGGCTGAGCTCTGCTTGAGGTCCCAGGCAGCCGGGCCGTGTCCCCACCCAGCCCCTGCCACTGACCCCGACTGACCTCCCTTCCCAGGAGGGGTTCGACGCTTTGGACCCCTTTGTGCCCATCCCGGTTGCCAACTACAGCCCGAGGGAGTTCGAGAGCTGCTACGGCTACTACCTGGAGCGCAAGTGGCTGCAGCACGAGAAAGGTCGGTGCCCGGGGAGGGGAGAAAACCGGGGCTGTGCCCGCCCTGCGGTGTCAGAGCCCGCGCCTCCGCTCCCgttccctccctccatccctccctcagcccctcagtgtctctctctccccctcgcAGCGCACACGGAGGACGGCAAGGCGGAGCTGCAGTTCCTGAGCGGCTCCAACCCGCGGCAGCTGGACCGGCTGGCGGGGCCCCTATAGCGCAATAAAGGCTCCACAGCCCCGCTCTGCGAGTCCGAGTCTGTGTCCGAGCCCGCGTCCCGTGCGCGTGCCCGCGATCGTGTCCGAGCCCGTGGCCGTGCCTGGCGCGCGTGCCTGGCCCCGCTCGCGTCCCCGCCCGTccggggcgggcccggccgTGACGCGCTCCCGGTTCctgcggcggggccgcgcggcGATGCCGGGGGAGGCGGTCACGCTGCAGCTCGGGCACTACTCGGGCTGCGTGGGCGCGCACtggtgggggctgcaggtgcgggggggctgcgggacggGCCGGGGGTGGTGTCGGGCCGGCGCCGGGGCTCGCTCTGATCTCTTCTTCCCCCCGGTTCCTCCGTTCCGCCCCGTTCCCCGCAGGCCGCCGCGCTGCGCAGCCCCGCCGAGCCCGCCGAGCTCCGCGCGGCCGCGCTGCTCCGGTTCGGGCGGGGCCCGGGCGGCCCCGAGACCCCCACGCCGCGTCTGGTGGCGCTGGAGCTGAAAGGTACCGCGGGATGGGGCGGCtcgggcggccccgccgccaccgGGCGGCCCCGCCGTGACCGGGCTCTCTTTGCAGGCGGCGTGGGCTCGCTCAGAGCCGACGGGGCGGGCACGGAGCCGCCGGTGTCCTGGTGAGtgcgggacgggacgggacgggacgggacgggacgggaggGGACGGGGCCGCCGCAGCTGCCGCCGCTTTGTGTCGCAGGGACGGGGCCGTGGCCGATTGCCGGGACCGCGCCCCGGCCGGGGGCTGCGCGCCGCGGGACACCGGGAGCCGCAGGGTGAGCGGGGCCCGCAGCGCTCCGTGCCCGGGACACGAGCAGGGGCGAGGCGAAGCGCCCCGTAACCACCGCGCCGGGATTGTTCCCGTAGGGAGACGCTGCCGGGGACGGGAAGGGGAATCGCGGTGCTGCGGGGCCAGGTTTGTGCGCGGGGACGGTGCGGGATCGGAGTTCCAGAAGGGCAGAATTCCCTGGCCCCTGCTGTGGGAGAACGTGGTAGTggacaaggagaaggaaaactaTGGGAGAAGGCTGCTTGGCTTACAGAGAGCTGGGTCAGGGCAGCAAATGGGCTAAAACACGGGACAAGTTAAAAACTGATTTCTGTATTCTCGGGGATGCTCAGAGCTGAAAGGACCTTtgctctcccctctctctccctgcaggtgCGGCTCCTGCGGGGTCCCAGGACACTCCCTCTGTGCGGCTCTGGTCCGATTACCTCAACGTGCACCTGCACCCCAAGAGTGTCTACGTGATCCGCCAGTACCTGCACGATGGGTATGGCCAGGGGTTAGACCAGAATCCAGAACAGGAACTGAGTTTTGCCTTCAAGGACTAATAAAAGGGATAAAATAAactctttccccctttttcccttagGGATTGTGGTTGTCTCGAAGCCTTTGGGCAAGGTGAAAGTCTCCTGCAGGACCCTGCCTGCGTCGAGGAGCTGGAAGATCGGCTGCACTTCTATGTTGAGGAGTGTGACTACCTGCAGGTTCACACCTTGTCCAGGCTCCCTTGGCTTTCAGGAAACTTTGGGCTCGAGATGAAGCAGAACCTGAGATGCTGCTGTTGCTTCCCACAGGGGTTTCAAGTCCTCTGTGACCTTCACAACGGATTCTCTGGAGTCGGTGCCAAGgtgacagagctgctccacGATGAGTATTCACGGAAAGGGATCCTGACCTGGGGCCTGACTCCGGTCCTGAGTACCGTGGGAGTGAGTAAACCATGAGGGGAACCAAGAACAGgtgcccagcctggctttgacAGGTTCCTGCCTGCTCTTTTAAGATTCCaatggttggatttttttcctccaggacCCTCAGAACAGTTTTCACAGACTGATGAACACAGCCCTGGGCATTGCCCACCTCTCCCGTCACAGCTCTCTCTTCTGCCCCCTGTCACTCAGTGGGAGTTTGGGAATCAAGCCACAACCTCCCGTGACTTTTCCATACATAAAATACGACGTAAGTCCTGGATTGGGATCACCCACCGTGCTTGGCTTTGAGCTCTTGCAGCTTTACCCCCCTCAAAGTGCTTTCTGGGTGGTTTTTCCTGGTGCTGTTCTGCTCAGCAGAgaccttttcctgctttttcactGGGACTTAGCTGCCAACTTTTAATTTCCTTAGTTTTCTTCctacttttgaaaatattaacaCATTTCCTTGGCTGCTGTGCTATCTGGTGGGGTGCTGCCTGCAGTGTTGGCACTGAAGAAAAGGCTTTACTACCTTATTCTCCACACTCAGAGTaactccagccctgctggagccCTAGGGAGGCCAAGGAAGATAAGGAAACTGGCACCAGAGCATTTGTTAGCAaacagctgggctggagctgctgttacACACTGGCTGCTTATCCCAACCCCGAAATAACTGTTAAACTCTTTTAAAGGCACAATTTACAATCTGGCTAAGTTAAATACACAAAACTGGGTTAAGGAAGGGGTGACTGTGACCTGTCTTGCAATTCCTGCATTTGCCTCCTCCCCAGGCATCCCTGAACTACCACAGCAGCGCGATTTTGGCAGCAGCACTCGACACCCTCACGGCTCCCTACCGGCTCTGGTCCTTCCAGGGCTCCATGATGCACTTTGCTGACTCCCTGACTTTCTCTGGGAGGAAGGTGAGGGCCCCttccagctgtgccacagctgtTCTGCACACCCCCAGTGCCAGGAGCTTGTTCAGACTGCTGTGTCACCCAACTCCAGGCTGTGGCTGCGTGGGCggctcttcccctccctgccttaTCTGGCTCCTCGCTCCCCGATACTTTAagtgcccaccagcaggacGTGCCCTGGAAGCTTCTGTCCTCGTGGAGGGAGCAAAAGGTCAGCTGCTGTTTTGCTCAGTCTGTTGTGCTACGAGGAATTTGCAAAGAGAAAGCCACCAGGTAAATCAGCATTTGAACTGCACCTCCTGGAACTCTCCCCAACAGGGATTCCTCACTGCAGGCATCCACAATCCCTCCAGTcggagaggcagctgaggggaggAGCAGTCTAGTGACTGAGTGCTGCTGATGTTAGAGCAAAACAGCTAAAAAGCAGCTGAGGCAGTGACGGTTTCAGGCTGGAAAACCCTGAATTTCctttgcagcagctgcctgggccagCCCCGGTCGCCCCTGCACAGCTGTGAGAGCCCCGAGCAGGTGCTCCAGCAGTACCTCCACACCCAGTTCCCGGGAGCCTTCAGGTGGGCACGGGCAGGGGGTGCTGGTTTGGAACAGGGAGCAGTTGAGGGAGCTCTGGGTAACTTCGTTCACCTCCTCCTCACAGCACATCCCACGtgctccagcagccctgtgACACCCGGCCTCCCTTCCCCCAgttcttctctcctctcctgacCAGCCGAGGCTTCCTCCTGGACAAAGCTCAGGGCTCTTCCTCAGCAGGTAACAAATGCCCCTTAAACTCTGCAACAGAGAGATCAGGGCCTAAAAATTAGCACATAAATAACAAACCAATGCCGTGAGGAGAGTTTGAGTTGTGAGTGTGGAGCAGCCCAGTTCAAGTAAGGGAACAGCTTGTGAAGTGGAACAGGGCAGGGAATGAGGTTCTGGTGGATCTTTAACCCCTGATGTGCCTCTAACCCTGCAGGTGTTGAGAGCATCCCGGTgctggcagccctgcagagctccccTGTCCTGCACTCGCTGCTCTCGGGGCTGTGCCGGGACCTGCGGGCGCGGAATGCGCGGCgctgcagcagcttcttcaCGGCTGGAGTGGAGCAGGACGACTTCCAGGAGGCCTTGGAGGAGCTAAAGACTCTGTCCCAGTGCTATgagacagggtttggagcagatGGATCTGAGGATGAAGCAGACTCAGACTAACCCACCTTTATTTCTGGGGGTAGGGGGAGTGAGAGTGGCTTTGAGCTCACTCCCAGAATAAAGGGAATGGTTTTGGAGAtggcccagctgctgctttcttctcaCTTCACCAAAAATCTTCTTACTTCTGGCCTGAGttctccagctgcccacagctgtGTTGTAAAGgaggaaagctgctttttgggggggctgattttttgtattttggttgggtttttttcaactgTGCAAAGTGGATTTGCTCTGCCCGTTCAAATAAACCCACACAATAAATACAGAGTTCAGATTGTAACTATCTCACATACAATCAGCACAAGGGGAGAACTTAAAAAAAGTCTTGTGATTGTTCCACATGAGAACTGACATCTTAGGGTACAATATTTACAGGTCCTGGTCAGAGGCTGCTGGGCTCAACCTTCACCCTGAGGCCAGGTCAGTGTCCACAAGCCTCAGCTCTGTCATTTCACTGCTAAAGCtccccagggaggttgtggagaatgTTCTCATCTTAACTTCCTGCCTTTGGCTTGGTACAGGCTGGAAGTGCAGCAGGAaattgaacaaaacaaaaaaggaaggtgctgtCTCAAGTACCTGTGCAAACATTTTTCCACAGCACCTGTCTAGCAGCAAACTGGCAAAAAAAGCCTCTTCTGGTGCAGTCAGTAGTTTATCACCTCAGTCATCAGGTTCTTCCTCAGAAAGCAGAAGATCTTTATCTGACAGCTGGTCTGTGTTACTGGTACTGGTggcatcctcctcatcctcagaGCTCCCATCGCAGGACGTGTGGAACAGCCTCATCAGTTCCCTGAACCTGTGGGATACCTGGAGAACAGGGGAAATCCAGGATGATGAGTGACCTAGGAGGTGTCACAGAACTGCAGTTTCATACTACAAAGTTCAGGGTGGTTtgtaacaataaaataataaacaccTGAATGGCATTTCATACAAGATTCAGTCataaaggaagagaaatggaaGAGCACTGGGTTGTTGTTTTCTCTGGAAGAACAGTTACATCCTCCAGGTAAAATGTGGCAGTTTGGGAAGATTCAGAGATAAAAGCAGATCCTTAGTATAGAAGCAGGAGGCTGAAGAcctgagcagcagccactgAAACAACTCCAGTACCAAATGTGCAGCTCAAATATCAAGGGTAACCCTGGCAGAAGGACCAGGGCACTCGGGATTTTTGGCACCACTAAAACAGAGCagagtttggtttggttttgatttttttatttctaactaAGATGATTTTTCATCAAATTGAAGTTTGGGAGACTGGTATGACAGCACCCCccaccttcccttcctttccagcccctctcccactccctggagcaggagctctccCACACCAAGCCCTCACCTCGCTCGCTGTCTTGTTGCCCAGTTTCTGAGAGATGGCGTGGAAGGTGTCCAGGTGGGCTCCCTTCTCCTGGCAGGTGGTGAGGATGACTCTGTCAGCCTCCCTGCAAAACCAACCACTGTGAAAGCAGCTCAAAACCAGTGACAGACTTCaagccccccccagccctgttcCCAGTTCAGAACAATCCGTGAGCAAGGCTCCTTCCTTtgctcctcctgccacccccaATTCCAGGACCCATCTCTAAGCAGAGCACCTTTAGCCTGGTTTTAAGttttttgaaggagaaaaaaagattcttTGCCAGCCTGAAGTTCTCCAATAAgagctctgccaggagcagccagtgctgctcacGGGGCCAAACTGCTGGACCACGATCAGAGAAATGTTCAAAGGGAGGGGGCAGAAAAGGGGAATACAAAATGGAAAGAATGGATCCAGTGAGAGCTGGAGCCAAACAGTGAAGGCAGACAGATGCAGGAGGTCAGGCAGAAGTACCTGGTCCAGAGCACAACCTTCTCCCCAGTGGAGCTGACTTTGCTGTTCTTGGCACACACGGTGGCCTCTGTCactcgctgctgctgctgctcctcctccctctgccccgGGGAGGCTGTGCCCGCTctgggctccagctgctcaggaTGCTGATGCACCTGGAAGCAGTTGGTTGCATTTGACTTTGACCTGCCCTTGGGAGCATCTCCAGTGCAGCCTCTGTCCTCTGTCTCCAAACTGCAGCGACCGGGGgaccctgagctgcagctcttaCCCGGGGTTGCTTTGCTGCCCGTTGTGATCCAGCCCTGCTTTGCTTCAGCTTTTCCTCCCAGGGGCAAAGGTCCCTCAAGTTCTTTGCCACCACCTCCTTCTGAAGCAAGAGCAGAgcccctgagctgctctgctggagcagaatgaagccccTCAGTCTGACACGGGCTCTGTCCACAGGAGGGTCGAGGTCTCGGGGACCcttttgctgcagcagagagcagcaggtccctgctcagccccagggaAGCCTCTGCATCCCCTCCAGGCTGCTGGTTCAGTCCCTCGGTGCAACAGCAGTCTTTGGTTTCCTGAGGTAGTTTTAGAGCAGCTTTTTGTAGCTGTGTCCATCTGGGGCCAgtggcagcagagctcctgtCCTGGGCAGCATCCACAcctgcactggcagctgcttctggaaCCTGGGCATCAGCAGGGGCAGGTTTTTCACAAGATCCAGGTCTGCTGGAGGCCGCCCTTCCTTCCAGGTGAGATCCTGACAAGAAACCCAAACAAGGTCAGGGAAGCTGTGAGGAAAAACTCCTAGAGGCTTcgttttacttatttttatttttagagccTAATGCTGCGCATGAGAACAgtttgggagcagctctgtgactcTACCTGCACTTTACCCACCCTGGACTTCAGGGAAGACAATCTACAGCCAATCTACAGCCAATTTTCTTCGCCCCTCTGGGTtgctgcagccagctgctgTGTGAAGTGATGAAGATTTAAAAAGTGCATTGCCCAGAGCAAAACTCTCCAGTGAACCAACCCCTGCTGCTCTTGGCACCCTGGCTACAAACCCAGACATGAGAGCACGTTTGAACTCCTGTCTTTAACTGGGTGTTGTCCCCAACAGCAGCACGAGCTGAGCCCTGGCTccaggggggaggaagagaTTTGCCTCGGGTTGTTTATCCTGCCATAATTGTGTTTCTCCTTGTCTGTAGCAGACTGGAGGAAAAACAAGCACCACAGAGATTGTTTAAAGGCAGACTGGGGATGCTGGTTCTGAACTGCTGTGCTAAAATGGAAACTGGGAAAGAACCAGTACCATGGACTGGGCCAGTATCCTGGCAGGAGAAGCTTCAATGGAGCAATCATTGTGAAAAGGGCAGAATATTCTCTAGGCAGGAAAGGTTTTGTTGAAGGGAATGCTCGACAAGTTTGGAGCATCCAGagtggaggaagagaaaaaaaaagccaaagaagaTGATTAGAAGTTCTCATTATACGCAATAAATGTGCATGAGAAAGTCCTGAACCTCTGCTCATTTGTGAGCCAGCctggagggaccccaacagccTGGAGAGGATTTTACTCTCTGCTGTGCACAAAACCTTCACTCACCTGAAGACACAGAGTCCACTTTCCTAGAGACAGGTTTTGTTCTGCTCTGGGCGTCCTCTCCCTCGTCTCTGCTCTCCAGGATTTCTTCTGCAGGTTCCTTAGGCATTCCAGGATCCTTCCCTTCTGGCTGGGGACTTGACTCTCGCTGAGCAAGGCTCACAGGCAGCTCTTGagaatctttatttttataaaacttgCTTTCACACACCTGCAAACCAACCCACAGGCACAATCACACACACGTGGTCTGTCCATCCCAACCACACCTCAGCCTTTGCTTCCCAGGTATTCCTGGCCTTGCCAAAGGCGTCACTTTGGCATTCCATTTGCTTTAGAAAgcttattattattaataataataataatattagtaataataataataacaggcACACGTCTTTTCACACAGTGGCCACGCCAGCATCTTCCACTCAAAAAACTTATTCTTAACCGAAAAGAACATCAAAAATGACATTATTTAGCAGAGCAAGGAGGGGCAGTAGAAAgtgaggaggagagagatgggAGAAGGCCAGGCAGGTGCGGTCAGAGCTCCAGACAGGGAGGCACCACTGGGCACCTTTGGATccatttccttcctcaccccatGATTTGGGAGACACGAGGCCCGAGGATCATCACAGCAGGGAGACTTGGCAGGACTCCACTTCCCCCTGAGCACTCCAGGCCTCTCCACTAACCTTACTACTACaatggctgcagctcctccttttgcttttctttagcTTGAGATCGCTACTCCCTTCATGGCAGGAACATGAACATTCCTTCATCCCATCTACCCACTCGACCTCCTGGAAACAGACATACTCAGCTGACAGACATCCTCCAGCTGACAGACACACAGGGCAcaggggggacatggggggccggggggctgcAACACCCGCAGAGAACTGAAGTGATGATGGCAAGCAAAGCACAACAGAAACGCCCCAATCCCATTCCTTCCACCTTTGTGTGGTTGTTGCCACGTCTCTCAGACAGACAATTTATCCCCATGCATCTGCTCAGAGGTCAGAAATTGCAGGGAGGTGCCCCAGGCCCACCTTGTCGTGGGGTTGGCCTCCCATCTCTTTCCGCTTCTTGTTTCTGGCGGCTCCGTGAATCTTGGGTggctcatcctcctcctctacATCTGGCAGAGACACCTCTTCAAACCCATCaaactgcagcaaaacaaacaaacaacagctGCTCTCAGGTGACcaaattttgttttccccagaCACACAAATCCTGCTCAAAAATCTGAAGAGTTCACTTCAGtccaccagcagctctcccagcctgctgcttccctctccctggAACGGCACCCTCTATGACTTATTCCAGTTCCAACACATTTTTTGTCTCTGCTTTCATCATTTCTGGTTTTAGGGAAAAGATTGCTCCACCTCATATTCCTTCTCTTCTGTCCAGTTGATCTCCTCAAAGTCTCCCATGCGGCTGGCTGAGGGCCGTAGGTGATCGAAGAAAACAGAGAACTCATCCTGCAAGTGGTCGTGTCCCTTCAACAGCTGCCACATTTGGGTcttcagctggaagagaaaatccAGAGCAAACGAGTCTCATTCCATGTAACCTCACTGTGCTCTGAAGGATTCTCAGAGCAAGTGAAGCACCACGGCTCGTTACAGCTCGGATATGGGAGTTGGTGCTTGGGTGGGTACAACCTCCTGGATATTCTGAGATCATTCCACAGCCAGCTATCAAATTAGCCTGGAAATATTCCTCCAGAATTCCAGGCAGACTCGGTAGATGGCACTAAGCTAAAATCTCAGCTGCAAGGGGATCAAGGCAAGGTGGAGGTGGGAGAGAGGAAACACGCAGGGCTTGGAGAGGCAGCTCCAATTCCCCTTgaatccaaggccaggttggatggggcttggagaaacctgggctagtgcaaggtgtccctgcccatgacagggggtggaatgagaggGACTttcccaacccaaatcattctgtgattccatgacttTGAGCTGTCCCCTCAAAAGGGAGAACGAGCTTGGCAAATCCCGTGGtgcccaggagcaggacagggaatCAGGGTGGCTGAGTACACTCAGACTGGGAGGAAAGGGGTCCCTGGTTACCTCTGCAATCTCCTGGGGCAGACagtctgcacagctctgcaggactTTGATGATCTTTTGGTGGTGGGCAGGATTTTCAGCAAAGCAGATCT contains the following coding sequences:
- the DAP3 gene encoding 28S ribosomal protein S29, mitochondrial isoform X2, which gives rise to MLRSLRGLVCRSLKLDHGCALHTAARDGLSSVPTQDVPAVRPRAIFHTSESDPAKHTEQHEGRLYNIPLEEVKAVFPHGLPYRFQQQIQTFNEARVMVRRPALEILAYLKGSNFAHPAVRYVIYGERGTGKTMTLCHVVHYCSRQGWLVLHIPDAHLWVKNCKELLQSSYNKDRLDQPLQASVWLRNFKTSNERFLQEIKTQKKYMWGKRESTEEGRPLGEVVEQGLARVRSASDAVGVVLREIKQQSHRGSFRLLVAVDGVNALWGRTTLRKEDKSPVSPEELTLVHNLRKMVRNDWSGGAVVTSLSQTGSLFKHSSAYTPHELLGKEGFDALDPFVPIPVANYSPREFESCYGYYLERKWLQHEKAHTEDGKAELQFLSGSNPRQLDRLAGPL
- the MSTO1 gene encoding protein misato homolog 1 isoform X2, whose translation is MPGEAVTLQLGHYSGCVGAHWWGLQAAALRSPAEPAELRAAALLRFGRGPGGPETPTPRLVALELKGGVGSLRADGAGTEPPVSWDGAVADCRDRAPAGGCAPRDTGSRRGDAAGDGKGNRGAAGPGAAPAGSQDTPSVRLWSDYLNVHLHPKSVYVIRQYLHDGDCGCLEAFGQGESLLQDPACVEELEDRLHFYVEECDYLQGFQVLCDLHNGFSGVGAKVTELLHDEYSRKGILTWGLTPVLSTVGDPQNSFHRLMNTALGIAHLSRHSSLFCPLSLSGSLGIKPQPPVTFPYIKYDASLNYHSSAILAAALDTLTAPYRLWSFQGSMMHFADSLTFSGRKAVAAWAALPLPALSGSSLPDTLSAHQQDVPWKLLSSWREQKVSCCFAQSVVLRGICKEKATSCLGQPRSPLHSCESPEQVLQQYLHTQFPGAFSTSHVLQQPCDTRPPFPQFFSPLLTSRGFLLDKAQGSSSAGVESIPVLAALQSSPVLHSLLSGLCRDLRARNARRCSSFFTAGVEQDDFQEALEELKTLSQCYETGFGADGSEDEADSD
- the MSTO1 gene encoding protein misato homolog 1 isoform X1, which produces MPGEAVTLQLGHYSGCVGAHWWGLQAAALRSPAEPAELRAAALLRFGRGPGGPETPTPRLVALELKGGVGSLRADGAGTEPPVSWDGAVADCRDRAPAGGCAPRDTGSRRGDAAGDGKGNRGAAGPGAAPAGSQDTPSVRLWSDYLNVHLHPKSVYVIRQYLHDGDCGCLEAFGQGESLLQDPACVEELEDRLHFYVEECDYLQGFQVLCDLHNGFSGVGAKVTELLHDEYSRKGILTWGLTPVLSTVGDPQNSFHRLMNTALGIAHLSRHSSLFCPLSLSGSLGIKPQPPVTFPYIKYDASLNYHSSAILAAALDTLTAPYRLWSFQGSMMHFADSLTFSGRKAVAAWAALPLPALSGSSLPDTLSAHQQDVPWKLLSSWREQKVSCCFAQSVVLRGICKEKATSSCLGQPRSPLHSCESPEQVLQQYLHTQFPGAFSTSHVLQQPCDTRPPFPQFFSPLLTSRGFLLDKAQGSSSAGVESIPVLAALQSSPVLHSLLSGLCRDLRARNARRCSSFFTAGVEQDDFQEALEELKTLSQCYETGFGADGSEDEADSD